From a region of the Solanum stenotomum isolate F172 chromosome 2, ASM1918654v1, whole genome shotgun sequence genome:
- the LOC125855176 gene encoding uncharacterized protein LOC125855176, with protein MAMGPERSKPLHNFSLPCGLKWGNQKFLRCVKEDSDEEMSRSELIGRRRETGVVERHRTKFRSVNGDSGEGIEAVREKLMIDLQTEADKMKDAILREGLDSPAPAPATTMNVKVDVSDAAAVGDLSRPWSLRTRRAACNEPNGVLAGAGAGGSGGSKEMNGLPPLKTENNKSSRFRSEFSGGVTAGASCSGEKRQRVKYSVPLSRKEIEEDFMAMIGHRPPRRPRKRAKFVQKNLDTLFPGLWLTEITADLYKVPEDQ; from the exons ATGGCGATGGGACCTGAAAGATCGAAACCtttacataatttttctttaCCATGTGGGTTGAAGTGGGGTAATCAGAAGTTCTTAAGGTGCGTTAAGGAAGATTCCGATGAAGAAATGTCAAGGTCGGAATTGATCGGACGGAGGAGGGAAACAGGGGTGGTGGAACGGCACCGAACGAAATTCAGATCGGTGAACGGAGATAGTGGTGAGGGAATTGAAGCTGTGAGAGAGAAACTGATGATTGATCTTCAAACGGAAGCTGATAAGATGAAAGACGCGATTTTACGGGAAGGATTAGATTCTCCGGCACCGGCGCCGGCGACGACGATGAATGTGAAGGTAGATGTATCTGATGCAGCCGCCGTCGGAGACTTATCCAGACCATGGAGCTTGAGGACTCGGCGTGCGGCTTGTAACGAGCCGAACGGGGTCCTCGCCGGCGCCGGAGCTGGTGGAAGTGGTGGATCGAAGGAAATGAACGGTTTGCCGCCATTAAAGACGGAGAATAACAAATCTTCAAGATTTCGAAGTGAATTTTCCGGTGGAGTGACCGCCGGAGCTTCTTGTAGCGGCGAGAAGAGACAGAGGGTGAAATATTCCGTTCCCCTTTCACGAAAAGAGATCGAAGAAGATTTCATGGCGATGATCGGACATAGACCCCCTCGTAGACCCAGAAAACGAGCTAAAtttgttcaaaaaaatttggac ACGCTATTTCCGGGGTTATGGTTGACGGAAATTACAGCTGACTTATACAAAGTGCCTGAAGATCAGTAG